GCATGGACGATGGTTATGTAACAAGAGTTGATTCGGTTCTAATTGCTGGTTCCGATTCGTTGTACCAGTGGCAAATAATTATCTGTGATGAACTGGGCGGTGCAGTTCCGCGCGGATGGGCTTATGGACATCTAACAAAACCATTGTTCGGTGTTAATGATCCTATTGCAGAAGGAGAATTAGTCGGCTACATGAACGAGAATGTAGATACTGTTCATTTGCATTTCGTGTGGACCGGCTGGAACAATTATGATTTCTCTTATTGTAATCCGTTGAAATATCTGAACCCAGATCCATCACTAAGTGAAGGCTATACGTGGGAATTCAATCCTGAGGGGCATAATCCTTCATTTCAGTACTTCTTCCTGCCGCAAATATTCTATGCG
This portion of the Candidatus Aegiribacteria sp. genome encodes:
- a CDS encoding M23 family metallopeptidase, translated to MKRQISNNLILLAIIASFSNTGICNDPDPETPWPIGFNTSEMGISRTLMNSYGNMNGAWEDSWFHAGIDIDATTGDPDCNEVRCMDDGYVTRVDSVLIAGSDSLYQWQIIICDELGGAVPRGWAYGHLTKPLFGVNDPIAEGELVGYMNENVDTVHLHFVWTGWNNYDFSYCNPLKYLNPDPSLSEGYTWEFNPEGHNPSFQYFFLPQIFYAAWDTLSEAEVYELFGTCGFLFRHWVTRRWNARWRR